From a single Actinomyces viscosus genomic region:
- a CDS encoding ATP/GTP-binding protein, which translates to MDGFKALAGVARGAVEVAGQMWGLLTGGGSSPAAGALGPAGPGGGRAAMMPRVRMFRTTSVQACGLYPFVVGGATPLEGVILGENLNGPGTVCADHMAWFERRIISAPSAMVMGLNGLGKSTLIRRIMLGLANRGIHSMILGDIKPDYVDAVEAIGGQVVRIGHGLAGINPLDAGNVAEAAELLADHPQERAALLQAAHERKKNMVVSLVHIVRRQAPTDREEVILDAAVRILEERGGAPVLADLLEVVREAPPQLRAAALDRGSMERYLDVTENLEASLMALLSGRLGGIFAAATTTPMMMDRAVVFDVSATRDESSDVQAATLLSTWSYGFATVEIAQVLADAGVAPRRHYNVIMDEMWRIMRASPGLVDRIDALTRTNRSVGVGQMLCTHSITDMDTLPNEEDRVKARGFVERSKMLFTAGVPPREMDMIATVFNLSQEEQSLLRSWNAPGSLDPTSGENVPPAGMGNFMLKTSDAPGVPFHLHLAASEVDINNTNKRWTMQGGEGSEAA; encoded by the coding sequence ATGGACGGGTTCAAGGCTCTGGCGGGTGTGGCCCGCGGGGCGGTCGAGGTCGCCGGCCAGATGTGGGGGCTGCTGACCGGGGGCGGCTCCTCGCCGGCCGCCGGCGCCCTGGGGCCGGCGGGGCCGGGAGGCGGCCGGGCCGCGATGATGCCGAGGGTGCGGATGTTCCGCACCACCTCGGTGCAGGCGTGCGGCCTGTACCCGTTCGTGGTTGGCGGGGCGACCCCGCTTGAGGGGGTGATCCTGGGTGAGAACCTCAACGGGCCCGGGACCGTCTGCGCGGACCACATGGCGTGGTTCGAGCGGCGGATCATCTCGGCGCCCTCGGCGATGGTGATGGGCCTGAACGGCCTGGGGAAGTCCACGTTGATCAGGAGGATCATGCTGGGGCTGGCCAACCGAGGGATCCACAGCATGATCTTGGGCGACATCAAGCCGGACTATGTCGACGCTGTCGAGGCCATCGGCGGTCAGGTGGTGCGTATCGGCCACGGGCTGGCGGGTATCAACCCGCTGGACGCCGGTAACGTGGCCGAGGCGGCGGAGCTGCTGGCCGACCACCCGCAGGAGCGGGCGGCGCTGCTCCAGGCGGCGCACGAGCGCAAGAAGAACATGGTGGTATCCCTGGTGCACATCGTGCGCCGTCAGGCCCCCACCGACCGCGAGGAGGTGATCCTGGACGCTGCGGTGAGGATCCTGGAGGAGCGCGGCGGGGCACCGGTGCTGGCCGACCTGCTGGAGGTGGTGCGCGAGGCCCCGCCGCAGCTGCGTGCCGCGGCCCTGGACCGGGGGTCGATGGAGCGCTACCTGGACGTCACCGAGAACCTGGAGGCCTCCCTGATGGCCCTGTTGTCGGGGAGGTTGGGCGGGATCTTCGCTGCGGCCACGACGACGCCGATGATGATGGACCGTGCGGTGGTGTTCGATGTGTCGGCGACGAGGGACGAGTCCAGCGACGTACAGGCCGCGACGTTGTTGTCCACCTGGTCGTACGGGTTCGCGACGGTGGAGATCGCTCAGGTCCTGGCTGACGCGGGCGTGGCGCCTCGGCGCCACTACAACGTCATCATGGACGAGATGTGGCGGATCATGCGCGCCTCGCCGGGCCTGGTCGACCGGATCGACGCGCTGACGCGCACGAACCGGTCTGTGGGTGTAGGGCAGATGCTGTGCACGCACTCGATCACCGACATGGACACCCTTCCCAATGAGGAGGACCGGGTCAAGGCGCGCGGCTTCGTGGAGCGCTCCAAGATGCTGTTCACCGCCGGTGTCCCACCGCGGGAGATGGACATGATCGCCACGGTGTTCAACCTCAGTCAGGAGGAGCAGTCCCTGCTGCGCTCGTGGAACGCACCGGGCAGCCTGGACCCGACGTCGGGGGAGAACGTCCCGCCGGCCGGGATGGGCAACTTCATGCTCAAGACCTCTGACGCCCCGGGAGTCCCGTTCCACCTGCACCTGGCAGCCTCCGAGGTGGACATCAACAACACGAACAAGCGGTGGACGATGCAGGGTGGTGAGGGCAGTGAGGCTGCGTGA
- a CDS encoding SCO6880 family protein yields MSAAVQAQVKAEVRTYGGWREPRSAGIGALTMLETMAALAGLVVVIMVMMIKGVVWAGVVLLVEAGVLYLVTTKDKHGMSLLDRGAERLRFRRSVRAGSTRYVSGPLAPRYTTGGFRLPGVLWRSTLSEHTDSVGRPFALIHHGDKSLAVVMALSPPGTGLVDLDQANDLVALFGHWLGNLSGEAAVVAASVTVETCPDSGERLRRAMARQSAPGAPEAARRVISEVVDSSAQGAVDIKVWATLTFSPAALGAGKQDLAEQEIAARLPGLTQTLQHAGTGPVHLMTAGELCQMVRVAHDPVSAALFDAAASRGETAALEWGQCGPAGHDTGRDRYEHDSGVSRVWTMSSPPSGTVQFRVLEPILGLHPSVERKRVTWLYRPIDAAMAPSIIDNDVNQANARLYTSGGNPSARAMREAQVARQMADEEAAGGGLLDFGAVITCTTTSGDVEDAAAPVESLAASSRLLIREAWGAQDSGFAVGLPLGLRPGDQDMRRRTR; encoded by the coding sequence ATGAGTGCTGCTGTTCAGGCGCAGGTGAAGGCCGAGGTGCGTACCTACGGCGGGTGGCGTGAGCCCCGGTCGGCGGGTATCGGCGCGCTGACCATGCTGGAGACGATGGCAGCGCTCGCCGGTCTGGTCGTGGTGATCATGGTGATGATGATCAAGGGCGTCGTATGGGCCGGTGTGGTGCTGCTGGTTGAGGCTGGTGTGCTGTATTTGGTGACGACGAAGGACAAGCACGGGATGTCGCTGCTGGACCGGGGTGCTGAGAGGCTGCGGTTTCGTCGTTCGGTGCGGGCCGGGAGTACCCGGTACGTGTCGGGGCCCTTGGCGCCTCGCTACACCACTGGCGGCTTCCGGCTGCCGGGGGTGCTGTGGCGCTCGACCCTGAGTGAGCACACGGACTCCGTAGGGCGCCCGTTCGCGCTGATCCATCACGGGGACAAGTCCCTGGCAGTGGTGATGGCCCTGTCCCCTCCGGGGACGGGACTGGTGGACCTGGATCAGGCCAATGACCTGGTCGCCCTGTTCGGGCACTGGCTGGGGAACCTGTCGGGTGAGGCGGCTGTGGTGGCCGCGTCGGTGACCGTGGAGACCTGCCCGGACTCCGGGGAGCGTCTTCGGCGGGCCATGGCGCGCCAGTCGGCGCCTGGGGCGCCGGAGGCCGCCCGCCGGGTGATCAGTGAGGTGGTGGACTCCTCTGCGCAGGGGGCCGTGGACATCAAGGTGTGGGCCACGTTGACGTTCTCTCCTGCGGCGCTGGGGGCCGGTAAGCAGGACCTGGCTGAGCAGGAGATCGCGGCTCGGCTTCCGGGCTTGACCCAGACGCTTCAGCACGCCGGTACAGGGCCGGTGCACCTGATGACGGCTGGCGAGCTGTGCCAGATGGTGCGGGTGGCTCACGACCCGGTTAGCGCCGCTCTGTTCGATGCTGCGGCCTCGCGGGGCGAGACGGCTGCTCTTGAGTGGGGCCAGTGCGGTCCTGCCGGGCACGACACCGGCCGGGACCGGTATGAGCACGACTCGGGTGTCTCGAGGGTGTGGACCATGAGCTCACCGCCGTCGGGGACGGTGCAGTTCAGGGTGCTGGAGCCCATCCTGGGGCTGCACCCGAGTGTCGAGCGCAAGCGGGTGACGTGGCTCTACCGCCCGATTGACGCCGCCATGGCCCCGTCGATCATCGACAACGACGTGAACCAGGCCAACGCACGGCTGTATACCAGCGGCGGTAACCCGAGCGCCCGAGCTATGCGTGAGGCGCAGGTGGCTCGCCAGATGGCTGATGAGGAGGCCGCCGGGGGCGGGCTGCTCGACTTCGGGGCAGTCATCACGTGCACCACGACGTCGGGTGACGTGGAGGACGCGGCGGCGCCGGTGGAGTCGCTGGCGGCCTCCAGCCGCCTACTGATCCGTGAGGCGTGGGGCGCCCAGGACTCCGGGTTCGCTGTGGGGCTGCCGCTGGGGCTCCGGCCGGGAGACCAGGACATGAGGAGGAGGACGCGCTGA
- a CDS encoding DUF6668 family protein — MGSNPWVQEPAPPEPVSDGVEVLGVDYRRWASGAEVSASRRLGRVQVRGSALWVVGAHGGAGTSTWAGLLGAGDAGVSWPVPAVPGEGVRVLVAARTHAAGLEAARAAAVEWLEGTVPGVELLGLVLGADAPGRRRPKPLARLVRDVSGAFPVVLRVPWQASWRLSQPSEAHRGLRVRRIIKTINKINNDERKSS, encoded by the coding sequence ATGGGAAGCAATCCGTGGGTGCAGGAGCCTGCACCTCCTGAGCCGGTCAGTGACGGCGTGGAGGTGCTGGGCGTGGACTACCGCAGGTGGGCCAGCGGGGCTGAGGTGTCGGCGTCGCGGCGTCTGGGGCGTGTGCAGGTTCGGGGGTCGGCGCTGTGGGTCGTTGGGGCTCATGGTGGGGCTGGGACCTCGACGTGGGCGGGTCTGCTGGGCGCGGGGGACGCGGGGGTGTCGTGGCCGGTGCCGGCTGTGCCTGGTGAGGGCGTGCGGGTGCTGGTGGCGGCGCGGACTCATGCTGCCGGGCTGGAGGCCGCTCGGGCTGCGGCCGTGGAGTGGCTGGAGGGCACGGTTCCGGGGGTGGAGCTCCTGGGGCTGGTCCTGGGGGCGGACGCCCCGGGCCGGCGTCGCCCGAAGCCTCTTGCGCGGCTGGTGCGTGACGTGAGCGGGGCGTTTCCCGTGGTGCTGCGCGTGCCGTGGCAGGCGTCGTGGCGGCTGAGCCAGCCGAGCGAGGCGCACAGGGGTCTGCGCGTGCGCCGGATCATCAAGACCATCAACAAGATCAACAACGATGAGAGGAAGAGCTCATGA
- a CDS encoding helix-turn-helix domain-containing protein, protein MSEETRVSWPVWVESLEGLKPADTAVVMELARLADWRGEVIASVAWLAAHAHVSERSVKRALARMEDRGVLVRRLRRRRQRQGANLIRLLPVETGADEDVDEDVRVYRFAVPDVDPDGPWVVTGDNPGLREAVLGAICEEWVGESMAVVARSLDKAVESQFAGSVHQGMRFGGLSRRESKADTMGWAWEVMRLNARGIAIADSPWAMWTRITRTATLEGRDCLPPEGVSVTSVEPGLVPEGSGLPGALEVSAVGLDDFQVVMSGLVNALVDAGMAEPLAWAGTRRVTELALAWGESRRQTAAANDSRLADLGASKACARAWMTLLIGSRRGTKAPIVALGSEEVAERAREVVEAFQPTT, encoded by the coding sequence GTGAGTGAGGAGACGCGGGTGTCGTGGCCGGTGTGGGTGGAGTCCTTGGAGGGGCTTAAGCCGGCGGATACGGCTGTGGTGATGGAGCTGGCGCGGTTGGCTGACTGGCGTGGTGAGGTGATTGCGTCGGTGGCTTGGTTGGCGGCTCATGCGCACGTGTCGGAGCGGTCGGTGAAGCGGGCTCTGGCTCGGATGGAGGATCGGGGTGTTCTGGTGCGTCGGCTTCGTCGTCGTAGGCAGCGTCAGGGGGCGAACTTGATTCGTCTGCTGCCTGTGGAGACGGGGGCTGATGAGGATGTGGATGAGGACGTGCGGGTGTACCGGTTCGCGGTCCCGGATGTTGACCCGGATGGGCCGTGGGTGGTTACTGGGGACAACCCGGGGCTGCGGGAGGCGGTTCTGGGGGCTATCTGCGAGGAGTGGGTGGGTGAGTCGATGGCTGTGGTGGCTCGGAGCCTGGACAAGGCGGTTGAGAGTCAGTTTGCGGGGTCGGTGCATCAGGGGATGCGGTTTGGTGGGTTGAGTCGGCGGGAGTCGAAGGCGGACACGATGGGCTGGGCCTGGGAGGTGATGCGTTTGAACGCCAGGGGGATCGCGATCGCGGACTCGCCGTGGGCGATGTGGACCCGGATCACGAGGACAGCGACCTTGGAGGGGCGTGACTGCCTGCCGCCTGAGGGTGTGTCGGTGACGTCGGTGGAGCCGGGGCTGGTTCCGGAGGGCAGTGGTCTGCCGGGTGCGCTGGAGGTGTCGGCGGTGGGGCTGGATGATTTTCAGGTGGTGATGTCGGGACTGGTGAACGCTCTGGTGGATGCGGGGATGGCGGAGCCGTTGGCGTGGGCCGGGACCCGGAGGGTCACGGAGCTGGCTTTGGCGTGGGGTGAGTCGAGGCGGCAGACGGCGGCGGCTAATGACTCTCGCCTGGCGGACCTGGGGGCGTCGAAGGCGTGTGCTCGGGCGTGGATGACGCTGCTGATCGGGTCGCGTCGAGGCACGAAGGCTCCGATTGTGGCGCTGGGGTCTGAGGAGGTGGCTGAGCGGGCTCGGGAGGTGGTCGAGGCGTTCCAACCAACCACGTAG
- a CDS encoding DUF6037 family protein: MTDLPQLTQALWRTKRAGGHRVLYRFTLDAGGRTHELDSVLAAEGEPPWTLLIALIGPHHWAHTYNITISPGGGLRADAFLAADYSRLLEALNIGGSGTRPWPASLLLEAADHGASKARPRTWIPPNELPKAARTNIEEEDKIYFLRWRPWENDPLRDGPSPKNYDKTRKLLGKDIADHCRTHHISSCWTTPDNPKLKHCEHRPLPPGWEDPH, from the coding sequence ATGACCGACCTGCCCCAGCTCACACAAGCCCTCTGGCGCACCAAGCGAGCAGGAGGACACCGCGTCCTCTACCGCTTCACCCTCGACGCCGGCGGCCGCACCCACGAGCTCGACAGCGTCCTCGCCGCCGAAGGAGAACCACCCTGGACCCTCCTCATAGCCCTCATCGGCCCCCACCACTGGGCCCACACCTACAACATCACCATCAGCCCCGGCGGCGGCCTCAGGGCCGACGCCTTCCTCGCAGCCGACTACAGCCGCCTCCTCGAAGCCCTCAACATCGGAGGCAGCGGCACCAGGCCATGGCCCGCCAGCCTGCTCCTCGAAGCCGCCGACCACGGCGCCAGCAAAGCCCGACCCCGAACCTGGATCCCGCCCAACGAGCTCCCCAAAGCCGCACGCACCAACATCGAGGAAGAAGACAAGATCTACTTCCTCAGATGGCGGCCCTGGGAGAACGACCCCCTCCGAGACGGCCCCAGCCCCAAGAACTACGACAAGACCCGCAAGCTGCTCGGCAAGGACATCGCCGACCACTGCCGAACCCACCACATCAGCTCGTGCTGGACCACCCCAGACAACCCCAAACTCAAGCACTGCGAACACCGCCCACTACCCCCAGGCTGGGAAGACCCCCACTAG